The DNA segment CCAAATACGGGCTCCGTCGCGTGGTTGAAAGATTCGAACCGAATTTTAGTTGCAGCTCGGGTCGTGCCGGTTTCCGTGTGCGACAGCATGGGAATGTTCAAGTTGTACGATCTGGACTTGTCTACTATGCACGTTGTGCGAGTCTATAATCAAATAGCAGCCAAGCAAAAATTCCACCAGCTGCTGGGATGTTCGCTAGAAACGGCCGAAGATAGCTGTGTAACGAACCCAAAATCCTGCCACGTCGAATCTTTGCACAGCCGGGACTCTTGTTCCAAAAATCCGGCGAAACGATAGAATGAATTTCATGCAAGAAACAAAACCCTTTCGCCTGACGGAGTCGGTGAAAGCTGCGGGTTGAGCGAGCAAGCTGAGTCCGGCGGCGCTGGACACGGTGCTTGGGAAATTAGCCCGGCAACAAGACGCGAATGTGCTGGTTGGCTTTGATAAAGCCGACGATGCCGGCGTGTATCAAATTGCGCCGGACAATGCCCTGGTGCAGACTGTGGATTTTTTCACTCCTGTCGTGGATGATCCCTACACCTTCGGCCAGATCGCTGCCGTCAATGCCCTCAGCGACGTCTATGCCATGGGCGGGCGCCCCCTGAGCGCACTCGCTATGGTGTGCTTTCCCGAAAAGGGAGAGTTGGAGATTCTAGAGCGCATTCTTGCCGGCGGCCTCTCCAAAATGATGGAAGCCAAGTGCACGGTGATCGGAGGGCACAGTATTCGCGATCCTGAGATCAAGTTTGGCTATGCGGTAACGGGGACGATACATCCGCAGCGAGTGCTGACCAACGCGGGCGCCAAGCCAGGCGACATTTTGCTTTTCACCAAAGCGCTGGGTACAGGAGTGATCTCCACCGCTATCAAGAAACAGACGGCGCAGCAGGCGTGGATTGATGCCGCGATCGCTTCCATGACTACATTAAACAGAGACGCCGCCGAGGTAATTGCGAGCGGGGATTTCGAAGTTCACGCTATGACCGATGTCACCGGCTTTGGCCTTATAGGCCACGGGCGCGAGATGGCATTGGGCAGTGGCGTGAGCCTGGAATTTACGGCTTCAAAGGTACCGCTGCTCCCCGGCGCGCTGGAGTGCGTGCGCGGGGGGCACATCCCCGGCGGACTGAAGGCAAATCGCGAATTTGCCGAGTGCGTGGTGGAATACGACGCGCAGATTGATGAGAAACGCAAAGCGCTGCTTTATGATCCCCAGACCGCGGGTGGGTTATTGATTTCGGTTGCTGCTGCTCATGCTTCAAAACTCACGTCGGCATTGCAGAGCAAGAAGGTTCCCGCGGTAGAAATTGGGCGGGTGTTGGCGAAGGGGCATAGGGCGATCGCGGTGAAATGAGTGAAGAGATCAAAGACCGTGATCAAGACCGGATTGCCAGCGCCACATCTTAATACTGTTGCACTCTTTCATTCGCGAGCAAGCCACTCATTGACTTTTTCGTTTCCTGCCAGTAACGTGTAGCTCCCAATCATTTCTGCTTCAGAGATTACTTTGGCTGCGCCGCCCAACTCGCTCTCTGTGTTCGATTCGATAAGCGCTGCCATGCAACGGGCGAAAGTGCAGTTGTTCAAGCCTTACCGCTTTTCGTTCTGGTGGCGAATGGCCATCGTGGCAGTCTTTGCCGGAGAATTCAGCGGGTCGAGCTTCAATTTCAACGTGCCCATGGGAGGCGGGGGCGGCGGCGGGCAGACCAATAGACATTTCTTAGCTTTGGGCCCTGCGGAGGTGTTCCGGGAAATGCTGCCGTGGATCCTGCTGGGCGCCCTGGCCCTGGTGGTGCTGATCTTTGTACTCATGTACGTGCACAGCGTATTCCGCTTCATTCTTTTTGACTCGGTGTTGAGCGGGCAGTGCAGGATTCTTAAAAGCTGGAGCCGCCGCAACGCCTACGGCACACGGTACTTCGTTTGGCTGATTCTTTATCAATTGCTGATGCTGCTGGTGCTGTTCGTTCTTATGGGGCTGCCTCTTCTTGGGCTTTGGCAGGCAGGAATCTTCGGTCATGCCGGTGAGCATATTGCCCTACTGGTATTGAGTGTCTTCTTCCTGGTGATGGTGTTGTTTGTGCTTGTGCTGGTTGCCTGGACCGTTACTACGATCGTCAAAGATTTTCTGGTTCCCATTATGGCCCTGGAAGATGTCTCAGTGGCACAAGCCTGGCAGATCTACAAACCCACACTCCTGCGGGACAAAGGCTCGGCTGCAGGCTATCTGGGGATGAAAATTGTGCTGGCCATTGCGTTGGGAATTATTCTGGGTATTATTTCGCTCTTCTTACTCTTTATCCTTATCATTCCATCGGTGATTTTGTTTGTGGCACTTTTTGCCCTCATGGCGACAGGCAAAGCAGGGATGATCATTGGGGTTTTTCTGGCTGTGATTGCCGGAATT comes from the Terriglobales bacterium genome and includes:
- the selD gene encoding selenide, water dikinase SelD; protein product: MQETKPFRLTESVKAAGUASKLSPAALDTVLGKLARQQDANVLVGFDKADDAGVYQIAPDNALVQTVDFFTPVVDDPYTFGQIAAVNALSDVYAMGGRPLSALAMVCFPEKGELEILERILAGGLSKMMEAKCTVIGGHSIRDPEIKFGYAVTGTIHPQRVLTNAGAKPGDILLFTKALGTGVISTAIKKQTAQQAWIDAAIASMTTLNRDAAEVIASGDFEVHAMTDVTGFGLIGHGREMALGSGVSLEFTASKVPLLPGALECVRGGHIPGGLKANREFAECVVEYDAQIDEKRKALLYDPQTAGGLLISVAAAHASKLTSALQSKKVPAVEIGRVLAKGHRAIAVK